One genomic segment of Pseudomonas sp. RU47 includes these proteins:
- a CDS encoding FecCD family ABC transporter permease, producing the protein MLAIWLSLALGPVSLPLFDTLRAALRMLGVPLAPDGLEQAELILGQIRLPRTLLGLAVGGVLALSGVAMQGLFRNPLADPGLVGVSSGAALGAAIAIVGGSFFGGLPEWFGPYLLSACAFLGGLGVTALVYRLGRRNGQTNVATMLLAGIALTALAGSAVGLFTYLADDATLRTLTFWNLGSLNGASYARLWPLLIISAGVALWLPRRAKALNALLLGESEAGHLGIDVERLKRELVFCTALGVGAAVAAAGMIGFVGLVVPHLVRLLAGPDHKVLLPASVLAGASLLLLADLVARLALAPAELPIGIVTAFIGAPFFLYLLLRGRA; encoded by the coding sequence CTGCTGGCGATCTGGCTGTCATTGGCGCTGGGGCCGGTGAGCCTGCCGCTGTTCGATACGTTGCGCGCAGCGTTGCGCATGCTCGGCGTGCCGCTGGCGCCGGACGGTCTGGAGCAGGCTGAGCTGATCCTCGGGCAGATTCGTCTGCCGCGAACCTTGCTCGGGTTGGCGGTTGGCGGTGTGCTGGCGCTGTCCGGTGTGGCGATGCAGGGTTTGTTCCGTAATCCACTGGCGGATCCAGGGCTGGTGGGGGTTTCCAGCGGCGCAGCGCTGGGTGCGGCGATTGCGATTGTCGGTGGTTCGTTTTTTGGTGGCTTGCCGGAGTGGTTCGGGCCGTATCTGCTGTCGGCCTGCGCGTTCCTCGGCGGCCTCGGGGTGACGGCGCTGGTTTATCGCCTCGGTCGCCGTAACGGTCAGACCAATGTGGCGACCATGTTGCTTGCGGGTATTGCCCTGACCGCGCTGGCCGGTTCGGCGGTCGGCCTGTTCACTTATCTGGCGGATGACGCGACCCTGCGCACGCTGACGTTCTGGAACCTCGGCAGTCTCAACGGCGCCAGTTACGCGCGGCTGTGGCCCTTGCTGATCATCAGCGCCGGCGTGGCGTTGTGGTTGCCACGTCGCGCCAAAGCGCTGAATGCCTTGCTGCTCGGGGAGTCCGAGGCTGGGCATTTGGGCATTGATGTCGAGCGGCTCAAGCGTGAACTGGTGTTCTGCACGGCGCTGGGTGTTGGCGCAGCGGTGGCAGCAGCGGGCATGATCGGTTTTGTCGGGCTGGTGGTGCCGCACCTGGTGCGGTTGCTGGCGGGGCCGGATCACAAAGTGCTGCTGCCGGCATCGGTGCTGGCCGGGGCGAGTCTGTTGTTGCTGGCTGATCTGGTCGCGCGTTTGGCCTTGGCACCGGCGGAGTTGCCGATCGGTATTGTCACCGCGTTTATCGGTGCGCCGTTCTTCCTTTATCTGCTGCTGCGAGGACGCGCCTGA